The Labeo rohita strain BAU-BD-2019 chromosome 10, IGBB_LRoh.1.0, whole genome shotgun sequence genomic interval tttttgtattttatatatatatatttgtttttgttttttgttgttgtttttttttgttttgtttttttttttttacctgaggTCCACTAACAATGTAActcaagttttgtttacactCAGAAGTACGATCATATATTAAGtgattatgtattatgtatttaacaattttatattttttgtaatattttatttatgtatttatttattttaaccttGGGTCCACTAACGGTGTTACTCAGTTCCGTTTACACTTgtcatatattaaatacatattataaatgattagaatttttttttctaatatttcattttttttatttttttttaatttatttatttgttgttgttttttttttacctgaggTCCACTAACAATGTTACTCGGGTCCTATTAAACTTAGAAATACCAtcatatatgaaataaatatgataaatattctgtattatattataataatttaatatattttttaaatacatttttatttattttattttttttacctgagGTCCACTAACAATATAATTTAGGTCATTTTACACAGAAATACTGtcatatatgaaataaatattataaatgattatgtattattttatagtaattttatgattttattatatttgtaaaatttggtgtaattttagtatgtataattatataattataatttatattaattaaaattatatatatttctttgagGTCCACTTACAATATTAAGTTGAGTCTTTTTGCaccaaaagtattttttatatatcttatatatatatatatatatatatatatttttttttttttttttttttaatatatatatatatatatatatatatatatatatatataaaaattacataattgtgtATTATTACTTCATTCATATGTTTTTCACCCTTCTGACAACCctcaaaattaaagtttctcaaaatcaaagttttttttctctcatggCTGTTTAAGATCTGGGATACAGCAGGACAGGAACGCTTCCAGTCTTTGGGTGTGGCTTTTTACCGCGGGGCAGACTGCTGCGTGCTGGTGTATGATGTGACTGCGCCGAACACCTTCAAAACCCTGGACAGCTGGAGGGACGAGTTCCTCATTCAGGCCAGCCCACGAGACCCAGAGAACTTCCCCTTTGTAGTCCTTGGCAACAAAATTGACTTGGAGAACAGACAGGTCGGTCTATATTCAACCTCATAGAattacatgtttacattttggCATCAAATACTCAGAAGAAAACATTtagatgattttaaaatcttagCTAAATACAGTCTTCTTGTGTTGTCTTATAATGACTGTTGTACATGTAAACACACTCCTTTTGAAGATGGTACTGGTATATATGGCTAAACTTGACAGTATTGTTCAGTGTTATTGTAgtgttattaaaatgattagcattatagcttttattaatatttgtttttatttttgtttatatatatatatatatatatatatataattatttttttttaatagtaacaaaaataagttatagtaatttttagtttttgtcatttttatttgtttttttttccttgaagtCCACTTAAAATGTTACTCAAGTCGCCTAATTTTCTATACTATAAATGATATCATAATTTCAATTCAATTACAATTTTCATCATCAACAATATTACTGCACATGgctacatatttatattaattttatagcaAATGTATTCTGtgcaaattttttaaaacaatctcatatttaaaaaaatgtgttctttAAGTATCTGAAAGTTTTCAGACAATGGTtatgggtttttcttttttcctcagcattatttatttattatttatatttatttatatatgtttaagtATTGTTAGTAATACTGAGATATTacagttttcattattttattataatagtattatttaatatttagtttatagttttatatttttaattttaaaggtttttttttttttttttaaacctgagGTTTACTTACAATGCTAGTCAAGTCCTTTTACagctttttctattttttgaagcagtttttttgtgtgtgtttttgtggcaTTTTATCAGGggttttttgtctattttttaaaattaattttatgtctgttttagattttatttgtttagtatatcaactaaattaaaatgagaaatgttacgTTGACAACtagctaaaatgaaaaaaacttcaacgtttatgtaaattttattttgttttatataataaaaataactttggTATTGATTCTAAAATCTGATTGGATAAGCCAATTGTCAGTTTACTTTATTGACCAATTGACTGTCTTGTGCAGGTGACAACGAAACGAGCCCAGGCGTGGTGTCAGAGCAAAAGCAACATCCCGTACTTTGAGACCAGCGCAAAAGAGGCCATCAACGTGGACCAAGCTTTCCAAACGATCGCTCGCAACGCCCTCAAACAGGTACGCAGCGTTTGATGTGTCCAATAACAGCACCTCCACTCTGATACTAAAGTCTGCCCGTCTCTCAGGAGTCTGAGGTGGAGACGTATGACTTCCCAGACCAGATTAAACTGAGAGATGACAGACCCGTGTCCTCTGGTGACGGCTGCAGCTGCTGAGATGGAGCAGCTCCCGTATGGAGACGGAGGGGACCAGAGACGCAGAGGAGAGCCAGCGCGGGACGGACCCCGATCCCGATGTGCAAAACATCCAGCATTCAGAAGAAAACACTTCCTTTCCAAACTTGTACGTAAAGAACTGTTAGGAATTTAAAGAAACTCCCTGCTACAGCATCACTTTTAATATAACTACCTTTAAGGATATTATTTCTATGAGAAAGATGATagttatttctattatttacgagtgatttttttttttttttttttttttttcctttttgcttcttgttttgtttattctgtCATAGTCTTTCAGACTTGATGCTTACACGTCTCCTGCTTATACGTCTGTCCGTgccttttacttttttttttttttttaggatgtaGAAGCAGTCACACTTCCTTGAAATTCCTTTATTTTGCCAAATCCTTTAATATGCTAAACTTAATCAATCTTTAACTAAAAAACGACACGCACACTCATGCCcaacaatatcaaaatcttCAGTAGAACTTAAGAGCTGCCAAGGCTAGAAAGAAATATTCAAAGTTTGTGCCTAAGGACGCCCACTTCCGTCTTCGGTACAGGAAGGCTGGTGTCAAATGAACGTTTCGTGGATCTGGGAGCTCACGAAGTATTAAGTGCAATCATTTTAACCATGCAACACAAATTCACTTGGAATGACAGCGTTTCCCCAGTTTTAATGTATGAATGTAACATTAATGATTAATTCCTAAGTCTTGACCTCATGCTGTTTAATTACTTGGTTTAcagtttatttgtatttttctgtgtTCATATAGTAGACATTTTTACCGGGCTCATCTCAATGACCAAATTATGGGTATGATTTAGGTCAAATAAAGGCACAAAATGTGAAGGAAAGCTGAAATTGGAGAGTTGAGTCCTGACAACCCTTGAAtccatatgatttttttttttttttaacgtcttTATTTCTATCAACCAGTATTGTAGATGATTTTGATCGAAAATTCTTAGTGATGTCTGCCAATAGAAATCAATAAACACATCTGTCCCtcttttataaaacaattacCTTTCCTTGGACACTGTTAAATCATCTCTCGGTATTGTTTTATCAACAATGCTCCATTAATAAATCTTTATTCAGATGACAAAAACGCTGGaccttgtttgttttaaaaaagaatagttcaccaaaaactGAGCATttgtagatgaatttgtttcttcatcggaacagatttggagaaatttggcATTACATcgcttgctcaccagtggatcctctgcagtgaatgggcgccgtcagaatgagagtccaaacagctggtaAAAACCActataatccacaccacttcagtccatcaattaacatcttgttaaCTGAagatgcatgtttgtaagaaatgtGTGTGGAtttctgtaatgttttaataatctgtttggactctcattctgacggcacccattcactgcagaggatccattggtgagcaagtgatgtaatgctgttCTGATTAAGAAAGAACTTATCTACTTGCCTTAAGGTGAGTAGTTTTTTAGTAAATGTCCATTTTTGGGTATGATATTCCTTTAACACAACTCAAAACAATTTACTTAAGACATTATGAAGTATTCCACAGAGCAAAAGCACACTGATAATGCTTTTTGAGTCCTTGCAGTCCATACTGAACACATGGCAGCAGATATTTCTTTTGGACATAGTCATAACACAGTGCAAACTGCATCTGCATCCACATTTCTCGTCTTATGCTCATATTTGTCTCTCAGAGTGTCACTGTGAAACAGGCGGTCCAAATGCATCCATAGTTTCCATCACTAGAGACAAATGGTCCAAGAATGAACTTACGGAAACACGAAGAATACGGGCTTCATCTGCAGTCCAACTCCTGTAAAAACATGagcaaaaaaatttttttttgtgcatagcAGAAATAttctgcaaattttaacaacaaaacatacatttttaaatatatctaaatatatctatcacaaatacactaccagtcaaaagttttttaatgtgtttttaaaagcatttatttgatgaaaagtACAGCAAGAAtggttacattttgaaatatttttactatttaaaataaatgttttctaagtAAATtctatgtgaaaaaaaaaattctactcggttgttttcaataataataataaatgtttttcaccagcaaatcagaatattagaatgatttctgaaggatcatttgactggagtaatgatgctatacattcagctttgaaatcacaggaataaattaaattttaacatattcaaatagaaaaccgttattttaaatagtaaaaaatatttcagatttgtactgtttttgctgtactctgggtcaaataaatgcaggcttggtgagcagaagaggctcctttaaaaacattaaaaatgcatagtatggtatttgggggaaaaaaaaaaaattaggtaaTTGGACCAGTGTGGTAAAGTGTGTCGACCTAAATCTAAACTAGGACAACTATTTAAAACG includes:
- the zgc:100918 gene encoding ras-related protein rab7-like, with the protein product MASRKKVLLKVIILGDSGVGKTSLMNQYVNKKFSNQYKATIGADFLTKEVMVDDRLVTMQIWDTAGQERFQSLGVAFYRGADCCVLVYDVTAPNTFKTLDSWRDEFLIQASPRDPENFPFVVLGNKIDLENRQVTTKRAQAWCQSKSNIPYFETSAKEAINVDQAFQTIARNALKQESEVETYDFPDQIKLRDDRPVSSGDGCSC